One Mycobacterium sp. SMC-4 DNA window includes the following coding sequences:
- a CDS encoding CPBP family intramembrane glutamic endopeptidase has protein sequence MSGSPDDLDAAARRALRIEVAVVLAVTFALSAYTALLRLIEGVLLGLSDQTVAINPRRSPFDLIDLGLNLAALFQLLAWGALAVYLLWRSGHGPSSIGLGRIRWRGDVLGGIGLALLIGIPGLALYQIARTLGVNASVEPAELNDTWWRIAVLLLLSFGNGWAEEVVVVGFLLTRFRQLRVNPWIALVVSSLLRGVYHLYQGFGAGLGNVAMGLIFGYVWQRTGRLWPLIIAHTLIDAVAFVGYSLLAGQLGWLR, from the coding sequence ACGCCGCGGCGCGACGCGCCCTGCGCATCGAGGTGGCCGTCGTGCTGGCGGTTACCTTCGCCTTGAGCGCCTACACCGCGCTGCTGAGGCTCATCGAAGGCGTGCTGCTCGGACTGTCGGACCAGACCGTCGCGATCAATCCGCGTCGATCACCGTTCGACCTCATCGACCTCGGCCTGAACCTGGCCGCGTTGTTCCAGCTGCTCGCCTGGGGGGCATTGGCGGTGTACCTGCTGTGGCGCAGCGGACACGGTCCGAGCAGCATCGGCCTGGGTCGGATCCGTTGGCGCGGGGACGTTCTCGGCGGCATCGGACTCGCGCTACTCATCGGCATACCCGGCCTGGCGCTGTACCAGATCGCCCGGACTCTCGGCGTGAACGCCTCGGTCGAACCCGCCGAGCTCAACGACACATGGTGGCGTATCGCGGTGCTGCTGCTGCTCTCTTTCGGCAACGGCTGGGCCGAGGAAGTCGTTGTGGTCGGATTTCTGCTCACCCGGTTTCGGCAATTACGCGTCAACCCGTGGATCGCACTGGTGGTGTCGAGCCTGCTGCGCGGCGTCTACCACCTCTACCAGGGATTCGGCGCCGGACTGGGCAACGTCGCGATGGGCCTGATCTTCGGCTATGTGTGGCAGCGCACGGGACGGCTGTGGCCACTGATCATCGCCCACACGCTGATCGACGCCGTGGCATTCGTCGGGTACTCGCTGCTGGCGGGGCAACTGGGCTGGCTGCGCTGA
- a CDS encoding LCP family protein, protein MTGGGAPDRREPPHVIRRDPNYRPVWPPNPPTPPRRRTPAPPPPRRSAPPPPPPPPPPPVRHRGPNPRPPKPMRPAPPAPRAQPPRRPAPPPGPPPRPPHRRRRRWPRIVLACLLVMIAGTVATGVWIDTALNRVVALPDYPGRPTAGKGTTWLLVGSDSRSDLTVEQQAALATGGDLGNSRTDTILLVHLPGLGSSSTATVVSLPRDSYVEIPGYGSDKINAAYSVGRAPLLAQTVEQATGLRIDHYAEIGFGGFARLVDAVGGVTVCPSEPINDPLAGLDLAAGCQRVDGPTALGFVRTRATPRADLDRMVNQRQFISALVQRAASPAVFLNPLRWYPMARGVADTLTVGAGDHIWDLIRLGGALRGDVLTVTVPIAEFTHNGSGAIVVWDSSTATELFAALATDTPLPQHLLDAADP, encoded by the coding sequence GTGACCGGAGGAGGTGCACCGGACCGGCGCGAGCCGCCGCACGTGATCCGGCGCGACCCGAACTACCGCCCGGTGTGGCCGCCCAACCCGCCCACACCGCCACGCCGGCGCACGCCTGCCCCGCCACCACCACGCCGGTCCGCTCCCCCGCCACCACCGCCGCCGCCACCCCCACCGGTGCGGCACCGTGGGCCGAACCCGCGGCCACCGAAACCGATGCGGCCGGCGCCACCCGCACCACGGGCCCAGCCGCCGCGCCGTCCGGCGCCGCCTCCGGGCCCGCCGCCCCGGCCACCACACCGCCGCCGGCGCCGCTGGCCGCGGATCGTGCTGGCCTGCCTGCTGGTGATGATCGCCGGGACCGTGGCCACCGGCGTGTGGATCGACACCGCCTTGAACAGGGTCGTCGCACTGCCCGACTATCCGGGCCGGCCGACCGCGGGCAAGGGCACCACGTGGCTGCTGGTCGGTTCCGACAGCCGCAGCGACCTCACCGTTGAGCAACAGGCCGCGCTGGCCACCGGTGGGGACCTGGGCAACAGCCGCACCGACACCATCCTGCTCGTACACCTGCCCGGCCTGGGTTCGTCGAGCACGGCGACCGTGGTGTCGCTGCCGCGCGACTCTTACGTCGAGATCCCGGGCTACGGCAGCGACAAGATCAACGCCGCATACTCCGTCGGCCGAGCACCGTTGCTGGCCCAAACGGTCGAACAGGCCACCGGTCTGCGCATCGACCACTATGCCGAAATCGGTTTCGGCGGGTTCGCCCGCCTGGTGGACGCGGTCGGCGGGGTGACGGTCTGCCCCTCCGAACCGATCAACGACCCGCTGGCGGGTCTCGACCTGGCGGCCGGTTGCCAACGCGTCGACGGCCCCACCGCTCTGGGGTTCGTGCGTACCCGCGCCACCCCGCGCGCCGATCTCGATCGGATGGTCAACCAACGACAGTTCATCTCCGCGCTGGTGCAGCGGGCCGCGAGCCCCGCGGTGTTTCTGAACCCGCTGCGCTGGTATCCGATGGCCCGCGGCGTCGCCGACACCCTCACTGTCGGCGCCGGTGACCACATCTGGGACCTGATCCGGTTGGGCGGGGCCCTGCGCGGGGACGTGCTGACGGTCACCGTGCCGATCGCAGAGTTCACCCACAACGGGTCCGGCGCCATCGTGGTGTGGGACAGCTCGACCGCCACGGAGCTCTTTGCGGCGCTGGCGACCGACACGCCCCTACCCCAGCACCTGCTGGACGCCGCCGATCCCTAG
- a CDS encoding ferritin, protein MTTTAVLDDALDTKFHGLLHDQVRSELGASQQYLAIAVHFDAADLPQLAKLFYRQSVEERNHAMMLVRYLVDRGVPVEIPSLEPVRNAFDTPRDAIGVALDLERAVTDQFSRLAATAGDEGDYLGEQFVQWFLKEQVEEVALMSTLVRIAERAGADLFHLEDFVAREVGASSADPTAPKAAGGSL, encoded by the coding sequence ATGACCACGACAGCTGTACTCGACGATGCACTCGACACCAAGTTCCACGGCCTGCTGCACGACCAGGTGCGCAGCGAACTCGGCGCGTCGCAGCAGTATCTGGCCATCGCCGTGCATTTCGACGCCGCCGACCTGCCTCAGCTGGCCAAGCTGTTCTACCGGCAGTCGGTCGAGGAACGTAACCACGCGATGATGCTGGTCCGCTATCTGGTCGACCGGGGTGTGCCCGTCGAGATCCCGTCGCTGGAGCCGGTGCGCAACGCCTTCGACACCCCCCGCGACGCGATCGGCGTGGCACTCGACCTCGAGCGCGCCGTCACCGACCAGTTCAGCCGGCTGGCGGCCACCGCCGGTGACGAGGGCGACTACCTCGGCGAGCAGTTCGTGCAGTGGTTCCTCAAGGAGCAGGTCGAGGAGGTGGCGTTGATGAGCACCCTGGTCCGGATCGCCGAGCGCGCCGGAGCCGACCTGTTCCATCTCGAGGACTTCGTCGCCCGCGAGGTCGGCGCATCCTCGGCCGATCCGACGGCACCGAAAGCCGCCGGCGGGTCGTTGTAG
- a CDS encoding glycerophosphodiester phosphodiesterase: protein MSSAPAGGGHPFVVAHRGASADLPEHTRAAYERALEEGADGVECDVRLTRDGHLVCVHDRRLDRTSNGTGLVSDMTLDQLRELDYGAWHPSWRADGSHGDTGLLTLDELVELVLDWNRPVKLFIETKHPVRYGALVETKVLALLQRYGIAAPLSADLSRAVVMSFSAAAVWRIRRAAPMLPTVLLGETSRYVGGSAATTVGATAVGPSIATLREHPELVDRAAAQGRALYCWTVDHYEDVQYCRDLGVGWIATNHPGRTKAWLQDGLTCAGRD from the coding sequence ATGAGTTCTGCCCCGGCCGGCGGCGGCCACCCGTTCGTGGTGGCCCACCGCGGCGCCTCGGCAGATCTTCCCGAACACACCCGGGCGGCCTATGAGCGGGCGCTGGAAGAAGGCGCAGACGGGGTGGAGTGCGACGTACGGCTGACCCGTGACGGGCACCTGGTCTGCGTCCATGATCGCCGGCTCGACCGCACGTCCAACGGCACCGGGTTGGTCAGCGACATGACGCTGGATCAGCTGCGGGAGCTCGACTACGGCGCCTGGCATCCGAGTTGGCGCGCTGATGGCAGCCACGGTGACACCGGCTTGTTGACCCTTGATGAGCTGGTGGAGTTGGTGCTCGACTGGAACCGTCCGGTCAAACTCTTCATCGAAACCAAGCATCCGGTCCGCTATGGCGCGCTGGTGGAGACCAAAGTATTGGCCCTGCTGCAGCGTTACGGCATCGCGGCGCCGTTGTCGGCGGACCTGTCCCGGGCAGTGGTGATGTCGTTCTCGGCCGCAGCGGTCTGGCGGATCAGGCGCGCCGCGCCGATGCTGCCGACGGTTCTGCTCGGTGAAACGTCACGCTATGTGGGCGGCAGCGCAGCCACCACCGTCGGGGCCACGGCGGTGGGACCGTCGATCGCGACGCTGCGGGAACATCCCGAGCTGGTGGACCGCGCCGCAGCTCAGGGACGTGCGCTGTATTGCTGGACGGTCGATCACTACGAGGATGTGCAGTACTGCCGCGATCTGGGAGTGGGCTGGATCGCGACGAACCATCCGGGGCGGACGAAGGCCTGGCTCCAAGACGGGTTGACCTGCGCCGGCCGGGACTGA
- a CDS encoding DUF4328 domain-containing protein — protein sequence MIQVCSQCGTRWNVRDRQRVWCPRCRGALLAPSGPAPTAGWGRPAQPAGARTDSRPAPSLPAGLRWVAVRPGAPPPPRRRRRDLGPTPRYSAIPRWGLVEHFDEPASREPVRTGPSATAVRMTIVTAMAVLGAAAFVHLVRYILLIVNRSVLLNPWVAGAATWGGVAVSVIAGFMIVASAVVLTNWLIARRAAAFAHLGQQDPRPVWALRAGCLIPVVNLAWAPVYVIELADAESRQRWLRGPIVAWWLVWVASTVVSVFSIATSFTTDPQGIADNTVASIVAYLFGLAALLLALQVLLGFERQPVERPSKRWVPVAVRPDDQRSVEPAAETTDDGRAVEARDRNPAA from the coding sequence ATGATCCAAGTGTGTTCCCAGTGTGGGACGCGGTGGAATGTGCGCGACCGGCAGCGGGTGTGGTGCCCACGCTGTCGCGGCGCCCTGCTGGCGCCCTCGGGTCCCGCACCGACCGCGGGCTGGGGACGACCGGCGCAGCCCGCCGGTGCCCGCACCGACAGCCGTCCCGCGCCGTCGTTGCCTGCCGGTCTTCGTTGGGTGGCGGTGCGCCCCGGCGCCCCGCCGCCACCGCGCCGTCGGCGTCGTGACCTCGGCCCCACGCCGCGCTATTCGGCCATCCCGCGCTGGGGCCTCGTCGAGCACTTCGACGAGCCGGCGAGCCGGGAACCGGTGCGCACCGGCCCGTCGGCCACTGCTGTCCGGATGACCATCGTGACCGCCATGGCGGTGCTCGGCGCCGCGGCGTTTGTGCACCTGGTGCGCTACATCCTGCTCATCGTCAACCGCTCGGTACTGCTCAACCCGTGGGTGGCCGGAGCGGCGACCTGGGGCGGTGTGGCCGTCAGTGTCATTGCGGGCTTCATGATCGTGGCCAGTGCGGTGGTGCTGACGAACTGGCTGATCGCCCGGCGGGCCGCGGCCTTCGCGCACCTTGGTCAGCAGGACCCGCGGCCGGTGTGGGCGCTGCGTGCCGGTTGCCTGATCCCGGTGGTGAACCTGGCGTGGGCGCCGGTGTACGTGATCGAACTCGCCGACGCCGAGTCGCGCCAGAGGTGGCTGCGCGGTCCGATCGTGGCGTGGTGGCTGGTGTGGGTGGCCAGCACTGTGGTGTCGGTCTTCTCGATCGCCACCAGTTTCACCACCGACCCCCAGGGGATTGCCGATAACACGGTGGCCTCGATCGTGGCCTATCTGTTCGGTTTGGCGGCGCTGTTGCTGGCGCTGCAGGTGCTCCTGGGCTTCGAGCGTCAGCCGGTGGAACGGCCGTCGAAGCGCTGGGTGCCTGTGGCGGTGCGACCGGACGATCAGCGGTCGGTAGAACCTGCAGCTGAGACGACCGACGACGGCCGAGCGGTTGAAGCGCGGGACCGGAACCCGGCAGCATAG
- a CDS encoding rhodanese-like domain-containing protein, translating to MDGPDDAGVRQAEIGEVPTTFDASVVLLDVREDDEWQRGHVPGARHIPMGDIPARLDEIDREAQLFVVCHVGGRSYRVAQYLAQRGFEPVNVTGGMLAWMGAGRAVVTDSGAVGSV from the coding sequence ATGGACGGGCCAGACGATGCCGGTGTACGGCAGGCAGAGATCGGTGAGGTGCCGACGACGTTCGACGCGTCGGTGGTGTTGCTGGACGTCCGGGAGGACGACGAGTGGCAGCGCGGCCATGTGCCGGGCGCCCGGCACATCCCGATGGGCGACATCCCGGCCCGCCTCGACGAGATCGATCGTGAAGCCCAGCTGTTCGTGGTCTGCCACGTTGGTGGCCGCTCCTACCGGGTGGCCCAATACCTGGCCCAGCGCGGTTTCGAGCCGGTCAACGTCACCGGCGGCATGTTGGCGTGGATGGGCGCCGGTCGCGCGGTGGTCACCGACAGCGGTGCGGTGGGCTCGGTCTGA
- a CDS encoding S26 family signal peptidase has product MRWHHGLRSRWPLRRFVVVEDSMGPALRPGDGLLAVRSGDVRPGQVRVFRDPRGRAMYLVKRVGAVRVTEAASMFEARSDNQAALGATDSRHFGWVPAAESYRVVLAVRGWRISVLRPDGV; this is encoded by the coding sequence ATGCGGTGGCACCATGGGCTCCGATCGCGATGGCCGCTGCGCAGATTCGTCGTCGTCGAGGACTCCATGGGGCCGGCGCTGCGACCCGGGGACGGATTGCTGGCTGTGCGCTCTGGTGACGTCAGGCCCGGTCAGGTGCGGGTTTTCCGCGACCCGCGGGGACGTGCGATGTATCTGGTGAAGCGGGTCGGCGCGGTTCGGGTGACCGAGGCCGCGTCGATGTTCGAGGCGCGATCAGATAATCAGGCGGCGCTCGGTGCCACTGATTCGCGGCATTTCGGATGGGTGCCGGCCGCCGAGTCCTACCGGGTGGTGCTGGCGGTCCGCGGATGGCGCATCAGCGTCTTGCGACCCGACGGAGTGTGA
- the sodN gene encoding superoxide dismutase, Ni — protein sequence MLHRLFNNATPAHAHCDLFCGVYDPAQAKIEALSCLKTIKKYHESDDEHFKTRAIIIKERQAGEVKHHLTVLWADFFTPEHFEQFPNLHQLFWEGVKGAGDIKKSLDPAVAENVIKIIDQIADIFWQTDKGKQMGVYPPA from the coding sequence ATGCTGCATCGACTGTTCAACAACGCGACCCCCGCCCACGCCCACTGCGACTTGTTCTGCGGTGTCTACGATCCCGCGCAGGCCAAGATCGAAGCGCTGTCCTGCCTGAAAACCATCAAGAAGTACCACGAGTCCGACGACGAGCATTTCAAGACCCGCGCCATCATCATCAAGGAGCGTCAGGCCGGAGAGGTCAAGCACCACCTGACCGTGCTGTGGGCCGACTTCTTCACCCCGGAGCACTTCGAGCAGTTCCCCAACTTGCACCAGCTGTTCTGGGAAGGCGTCAAGGGCGCCGGCGACATCAAGAAGTCGCTCGACCCCGCCGTCGCCGAGAATGTCATCAAGATCATCGATCAGATCGCCGATATCTTCTGGCAGACCGACAAGGGCAAGCAGATGGGCGTCTACCCGCCTGCCTGA
- a CDS encoding peptidase: MDFESSRAIGIAPFHSRGSLKGFVLSGRWPDSTKEWAQLLMVAVRVASLPGLLSTTTIFGAREELPDDPEPGTVGLVLAEGPVVGESAVPPGHFAECQPPALLMLHPPSETTPSLPECTGAASGCVLLPGLPHLGLEHRAAWVEAEADGTVTSMVSRVGVDPISHPDTAILAMLLAA; this comes from the coding sequence GTGGATTTCGAGTCCAGTCGGGCGATCGGTATCGCCCCATTCCATTCGCGAGGATCCCTCAAGGGATTCGTGCTCTCCGGACGCTGGCCGGATTCCACCAAGGAGTGGGCACAGCTGCTCATGGTCGCGGTGCGCGTCGCATCACTGCCCGGGCTGCTCTCCACCACAACGATTTTCGGTGCACGCGAAGAACTCCCGGACGACCCCGAGCCGGGTACCGTCGGACTGGTGCTCGCCGAAGGACCGGTGGTCGGTGAATCCGCGGTGCCGCCTGGCCATTTCGCCGAGTGCCAACCGCCGGCGCTGTTGATGCTGCACCCGCCGTCGGAGACGACACCGTCGCTTCCCGAATGCACTGGTGCGGCGTCGGGCTGTGTACTGCTGCCGGGATTGCCCCACCTTGGACTGGAACACCGTGCGGCGTGGGTGGAGGCCGAGGCCGACGGCACCGTGACCTCGATGGTCAGCCGGGTCGGCGTCGACCCGATCAGCCACCCCGACACCGCCATACTGGCGATGCTGCTTGCTGCATAA
- a CDS encoding TMEM165/GDT1 family protein — MLSAILVSLAVVFVAELGDKSQLITMTYSLRHRWWVVLSGVGIAAMLVHGLSVAIGHFLGMALPQQPIAFAAAIAFLLFAVWTWREGRNDDPEDEPRIAEPRFVIFAIVSSFVLAELGDKTMLATVALASDRHWLGVWIGATIGMVLADGVAIAAGVLLHKRLPERFLHALASVLFLLFGLFLLFDGALGLPWVAVAVTGGTALAAVVVAVVAWRRGRHNATPIGESSDTRRSATGY, encoded by the coding sequence GTGCTCTCTGCCATTCTGGTCAGCCTCGCCGTCGTCTTCGTCGCCGAACTCGGCGACAAATCTCAGCTGATCACCATGACGTACTCGCTGCGCCATCGGTGGTGGGTGGTGCTCTCCGGTGTCGGCATCGCGGCGATGCTCGTCCACGGGCTGTCGGTGGCCATCGGGCACTTCCTGGGGATGGCACTACCCCAGCAGCCCATCGCGTTCGCCGCCGCCATCGCGTTCCTGCTCTTCGCAGTGTGGACGTGGCGGGAAGGGCGCAACGACGACCCCGAGGATGAGCCCCGCATCGCCGAACCACGCTTTGTCATCTTCGCGATCGTCTCGTCCTTCGTCCTGGCCGAGCTCGGCGACAAGACGATGCTTGCCACCGTCGCGCTGGCCAGTGACCGCCATTGGCTGGGGGTTTGGATCGGTGCCACGATCGGGATGGTCCTCGCCGACGGCGTCGCGATCGCGGCGGGCGTGCTGCTGCACAAACGTCTGCCTGAGCGGTTCCTGCATGCACTGGCCAGCGTGCTGTTCCTGCTGTTCGGGTTATTCCTGCTCTTCGACGGTGCGCTGGGATTGCCGTGGGTCGCGGTCGCCGTCACCGGTGGCACCGCACTGGCCGCTGTCGTCGTCGCGGTCGTGGCCTGGCGGAGGGGTCGGCATAATGCCACACCGATCGGTGAGAGTTCGGACACCCGCCGGTCCGCCACTGGCTACTGA